The Aquitalea magnusonii region GGCTTCCGACCGCGCCGCACGCATTGGCGCGCTCTCCAAGCTGGTACGGCTGGCCTTGCAATCACTGGTGCTGGCAGTGGGGGCGGTACTGGCCATCCAGAATGAAATTTCCCCCGGCATGATGATTGCCGGTTCCATCCTGATGGGCCGCGCCTTGCAGCCGGTGGAAATGGCCATCGCCACCTGGAAGCAACTGATCTCTGCCCGCGCCGCCTATCAGCGCCTGGATGAGCTGCTGGTGGAGTATCCGGCACGCATCAGCGGCATGAGCCTGCCGCGGCCACAAGGCAATCTGCAGCTTGAGGGCGTGGTGGCGGCAGCGCCGGGCAGCAGCCTGCCCATTCTGAAAAACATCAGCTTTGCCGTGCAACATGCCGATGTGGTGGGCATTGTCGGCCCCAGTGCGGCGGGCAAATCCACCCTGGCGCGCCTGCTGGTGGGCGTCTGGCCGGCACAGTCGGGCAAGGTGCGGCTGGACGGGGCGGATGTGTTCCAGTGGAACAAGGACGAATTGGGACCGCACATCGGTTATCTGCCGCAGGATATCGAGTTGTTTGAAGGCAGCATCGCCGAAAACATTGCCCGCTTTGGCAAGGTGGACTCGGCCTTGGTGATTGAGGCCGCCACCCGCGCCGGGGTGCATGAAATGATTCTGCGGCTGCCACAGGGCTACGACACCCGTCTGGGTGATGGCGGCAATATGCTGTCCGGCGGGCAGAAACAGCGTATTGCCCTGGCGCGTGCCATCTATGCCAGTCCGGCCGTGGTGGTGCTGGACGAGCCCAACTCCAATCTGGACGATGTGGGCGAACAAGCGCTCATCCATACCGTGATGGACCTCAAGGCTCGTGGCAGCACCGTGCTGCTGATCACCCACCGCACCAGCATTCTCAATGCGGTGGACAAGCTGCTGGTGATGCGCGACGGTCAATTGCACCTGTTTGGCCCGCGCGACCAGGTGCTGTACGCCCTCAATCAGGCCAGCCAGCAAGCCTTGCAACAACAAGCCGCCATGCAGCAGCAGGCCGGCAAGAATCCGGATGAAACCCTGGCATGAATCTGTTCCGCAAATTGACTGCATTACGCCGGGAAGCAGCGGCGCCTGCCACCCCGTCGGCGATTGAACCCTTTGGCCGGGTGGATACCGACGACAAGCGCATCGGGCGCTGGGGAGTGAAGGTCCTGCTGTTTGGTTTTGGCGGTTTTGTGCTATGGGCGGCACTGGCACCGCTGGACGAGGGCGTCACCGCCAACGGCAGCGTCATCGTTGCCAGCAACCGCCAGACCGTGCAGCACCTGACCGGTGGCAGCGTGGAAAAGCTGCTGGTGAACGAGGGCGATATGGTGCGCCAAGGCCAGGCCCTGCTGACGCTGAACGATACCGAAGCACGTGCGCAATTTGGCAGTACGCTGGCGCAGTTCATTACCGCCCGTGCCATCGAGGACCGGCTGCTGGCCGAGCGTGAGGGCAGCAACAGCCTGCAGTTTTCAGCAGAACTGGATGCGCTGGGGCAGGAGCAGCCGGGCAATGCCGTGCGTGTGCAGCAGGCAAAGCAGCTACAGACCCAGTTGTTTCACACCCGGCGCGAAGGACTGCACAGCGAACTGCAGGCGCAGGATGAAAACATCAAGGGCCTGCAAGAACAATTGCGCGGTCTGCAAGGCATGAAGGCCGCCCGTGCCGAACAAAGCAAATGGCAAGACAAGGAGCTGGACGGCATCCGCGAGCTGGCGGCGGGGGGCTATGTGCCCAAGAACCGGCTGTACCAACTGGAGCGCGGTGCTGCGGAAATCCGTGGCCAGTTGGCCGATACCATTGCCAGCATCGGCCGGGTGCAGGATGCCATTGCGGAAACCCGGCTGCGCCAACTGGCCCGCAAGCAGGACTACCAGAAAGAAGTGGAATCACTGCTCACCGACATCCAGAAAGAAACCGCCAGCCTGCGCGACCGGCTATCCGCGCAGCGCTATGTGCTGGCCAACAGCATTATCCGTGCGCCGCTGGCCGGGCGGGTGCTGGGGCTGAAAATGCACACCGTGGGCGGCGTGGTACAAGCCGGACAAGCCTTGCTGGAAGTGGTG contains the following coding sequences:
- a CDS encoding HlyD family type I secretion periplasmic adaptor subunit, which gives rise to MNLFRKLTALRREAAAPATPSAIEPFGRVDTDDKRIGRWGVKVLLFGFGGFVLWAALAPLDEGVTANGSVIVASNRQTVQHLTGGSVEKLLVNEGDMVRQGQALLTLNDTEARAQFGSTLAQFITARAIEDRLLAEREGSNSLQFSAELDALGQEQPGNAVRVQQAKQLQTQLFHTRREGLHSELQAQDENIKGLQEQLRGLQGMKAARAEQSKWQDKELDGIRELAAGGYVPKNRLYQLERGAAEIRGQLADTIASIGRVQDAIAETRLRQLARKQDYQKEVESLLTDIQKETASLRDRLSAQRYVLANSIIRAPLAGRVLGLKMHTVGGVVQAGQALLEVVPENQPLLIEAMVDPAMSAKVHPGLAVDVSFPALNQQTTPVIPGVVATFSADRLLDAKTGMPYYLAQVKVTPAGMQLLGDQQVKPGMPASIVIKSGERTMLRYLLKPVLDRMNLAFKES
- a CDS encoding type I secretion system permease/ATPase codes for the protein MKRLLQSRSELAQIMLTFRQVFYRLAGFSAVINLLMLLPSIYMLQIYDRVLHSRNETTLLMLTLMVVGLYGLMALLELVRSAVLIRVGNRLDMQLNFRVFSAAFERNLRRNNGNAGQALHDLTTLRQFLTGNGLFAFFDAPWAPIYLVVTFMFHWMLGLFVLAGMLILCALAWLTELSTRKPLGEANQAAIAASNYANNNLRNAEVIEAMGMLPALRERWFLLQSRVLEKQTEASDRAARIGALSKLVRLALQSLVLAVGAVLAIQNEISPGMMIAGSILMGRALQPVEMAIATWKQLISARAAYQRLDELLVEYPARISGMSLPRPQGNLQLEGVVAAAPGSSLPILKNISFAVQHADVVGIVGPSAAGKSTLARLLVGVWPAQSGKVRLDGADVFQWNKDELGPHIGYLPQDIELFEGSIAENIARFGKVDSALVIEAATRAGVHEMILRLPQGYDTRLGDGGNMLSGGQKQRIALARAIYASPAVVVLDEPNSNLDDVGEQALIHTVMDLKARGSTVLLITHRTSILNAVDKLLVMRDGQLHLFGPRDQVLYALNQASQQALQQQAAMQQQAGKNPDETLA